From a region of the Paenibacillus antri genome:
- a CDS encoding phosphoglycerate kinase, with protein sequence MAYNKKSVRDVDVSGKRVFVRVDFNVPLENGAITDDTRIRETLPTIKFLIEGGAKVILASHLGRPKGEVVEEMRLTPVAARLSELLGKHVAKVDEAVGPAAQAAVDALQAGDVLLLENVRFYKGEEKNDPELAKQFAALADLYVNDAFGAAHRAHASTEGIAHHLPAVSGLLMEKELSVLGKALFNPDRPFTAIVGGAKVKDKIDVINKLLEIADNVIIGGGLSYTFLKAQGYEIGKSLCDDSKIDVAKEFMAKAKERGVNFLMPVDIVVTDDFSPTANTQIVGIDGIPAEWEGIDIGPKTREMYADVIKSSKLVVWNGPMGVFEIEPFSHGTRAVAEACAETSGYTVIGGGDSAAAVEKFNLGDKMDHISTGGGASLEFMEGKALPGVVALNDK encoded by the coding sequence CTCGAAAACGGCGCGATCACCGACGACACGCGCATCCGCGAAACGCTGCCGACGATCAAGTTTTTGATCGAGGGCGGCGCGAAGGTCATTCTCGCAAGCCATCTCGGCCGACCGAAGGGCGAAGTCGTCGAAGAGATGCGGCTGACGCCGGTCGCGGCGCGCCTCTCCGAGCTGCTCGGCAAGCACGTTGCGAAGGTAGACGAAGCGGTAGGCCCGGCGGCGCAAGCGGCGGTCGACGCGCTTCAAGCGGGCGACGTGCTGCTGCTCGAGAACGTACGCTTCTATAAGGGCGAAGAGAAGAACGATCCGGAGCTCGCGAAGCAATTCGCCGCGCTCGCGGACTTGTACGTGAACGACGCGTTCGGCGCGGCGCATCGGGCGCACGCCTCCACGGAAGGCATCGCGCATCATCTGCCGGCCGTCTCGGGCCTCTTGATGGAGAAGGAGCTGTCCGTGCTCGGCAAGGCGCTGTTCAACCCGGACCGCCCGTTCACGGCGATCGTCGGCGGCGCGAAGGTGAAGGACAAGATCGACGTCATCAACAAGCTGCTCGAGATCGCGGACAACGTCATCATCGGCGGCGGCTTGTCTTATACGTTCCTTAAGGCGCAAGGCTACGAAATCGGCAAGTCGCTCTGCGACGATTCGAAGATCGACGTAGCGAAAGAATTCATGGCGAAGGCGAAAGAGCGCGGCGTGAACTTCCTTATGCCGGTCGACATCGTCGTCACGGACGACTTCAGCCCGACGGCCAACACGCAGATCGTCGGCATCGACGGCATTCCGGCGGAGTGGGAAGGCATCGACATCGGACCGAAGACGCGCGAGATGTATGCCGACGTTATCAAATCGTCGAAGCTCGTCGTCTGGAACGGACCGATGGGCGTGTTCGAGATCGAGCCGTTCTCGCACGGCACGCGCGCGGTAGCGGAAGCTTGCGCGGAGACGTCCGGTTATACGGTCATCGGCGGCGGCGATTCCGCGGCGGCGGTCGAGAAGTTCAACCTCGGCGACAAGATGGATCACATCTCCACCGGCGGAGGGGCTTCCCTCGAGTTTATGGAAGGCAAGGCGCTTCCGGGCGTCGTAGCGCTTAACGATAAGTAG
- the tpiA gene encoding triose-phosphate isomerase gives MSRTPIIAGNWKMFKTGAEASAFIAEAKAAVAAVSGVEAVVCAPFTALPALVESTRGTAIAVGAQNMHWEANGAFTGEVSGPMLVDLGVKYVILGHSERRQYFAETDETVNKKTKAALSYGLIPIVCVGEKLEEREAGSTKDVCRVQTLGALEGLSAEQVASLVIAYEPIWAIGTGKSSTAADANEVIAYIRSVVAEAFGADAAAKVRIQYGGSVKPENVREYLGASDIDGALVGGASLQPNSYVALVEGARA, from the coding sequence ATGAGCAGAACACCGATTATTGCAGGCAACTGGAAAATGTTTAAAACCGGCGCGGAAGCGTCCGCCTTCATCGCGGAAGCGAAAGCGGCCGTCGCCGCCGTCTCCGGCGTCGAAGCGGTCGTATGCGCGCCGTTCACGGCGCTTCCGGCGCTCGTGGAGTCGACACGCGGCACGGCGATCGCCGTAGGCGCGCAAAACATGCACTGGGAAGCGAACGGAGCGTTCACGGGCGAAGTATCCGGCCCGATGCTGGTCGACCTCGGCGTGAAATACGTCATCCTCGGCCACTCGGAGCGCCGCCAATACTTCGCGGAAACCGACGAAACCGTCAACAAGAAGACGAAGGCCGCTCTGAGCTACGGCTTGATTCCGATCGTCTGCGTCGGCGAGAAGCTGGAAGAACGCGAAGCCGGCAGCACGAAGGACGTCTGCCGCGTGCAGACGCTCGGCGCATTGGAAGGCCTGTCGGCCGAGCAAGTCGCGTCGCTCGTCATCGCGTACGAGCCGATCTGGGCGATCGGCACCGGCAAGTCGTCCACGGCGGCCGACGCCAACGAAGTCATCGCTTATATCCGTTCCGTCGTCGCGGAAGCGTTCGGCGCCGACGCGGCCGCGAAGGTCCGCATTCAATACGGCGGCAGCGTGAAGCCGGAGAACGTGCGCGAGTATCTCGGCGCGTCCGACATCGACGGCGCTCTGGTGGGCGGCGCATCGCTGCAGCCGAACTCCTATGTCGCGCTGGTGGAAGGTGCGCGGGCATGA